A genomic stretch from Thermococcus sp. MV5 includes:
- a CDS encoding gas vesicle protein GvpD has translation MVRISTGIEGLDKMLHGGLISGRAYLVKGGPGTGKTTLAIHFLMEGVRNNENVLYITLEEPLDTLKQDMKKRGLDISTPLFKGIDATPIGERSHIFEGTYHEEFAKSFGKLTKAIKDRLDTEEFTRVVIDPITMVKLTIENELEYRRTFMGFLKDLAKYNVTLLITSELHETDIEDYLVSGVIELRAYEISRKIIRGIKILKFRGSSFDEQIRPYRLTDRGFEIYSEEDIFVGD, from the coding sequence ATGGTCCGTATCTCTACGGGGATAGAAGGTTTAGATAAGATGTTACACGGTGGTTTGATTTCTGGGAGGGCGTATCTTGTAAAAGGGGGTCCAGGAACGGGTAAGACGACTTTGGCCATTCATTTCTTAATGGAAGGTGTAAGGAATAATGAAAATGTATTGTATATAACTCTTGAAGAGCCGTTAGATACTCTTAAGCAAGATATGAAAAAGCGGGGGTTGGACATCAGCACGCCTCTTTTTAAGGGAATTGATGCAACTCCGATTGGGGAACGAAGCCATATATTTGAAGGAACTTATCATGAAGAATTCGCAAAAAGCTTTGGTAAGCTTACAAAAGCTATAAAAGATAGACTAGATACTGAGGAGTTTACAAGAGTTGTTATAGATCCGATAACTATGGTAAAACTGACAATAGAAAACGAGCTTGAGTATAGACGAACATTTATGGGCTTTTTAAAGGATCTCGCAAAGTATAATGTTACTCTTCTCATAACTTCTGAGCTTCATGAGACTGACATCGAAGATTACTTAGTTAGTGGAGTGATAGAGCTTAGAGCATACGAAATTTCTAGAAAGATCATTAGAGGAATAAAAATCCTAAAATTCCGAGGGAGCTCATTTGATGAACAGATAAGACCTTATAGGCTTACGGACAGAGGTTTTGAGATTTATAGTGAGGAGGATATATTTGTCGGGGACTGA
- a CDS encoding MEMO1 family protein: MLRYPTVAGSFYPTGEELNMMLEEFFKDLGEPGEKRKITAGVAPHAGYVFSGFTASRTYKAIYEDGLPETFVVIGPNHTGLGSPVAIYPEGEWTTPMGEIKVDGDLAKAIAKHSEIADLDEFAHKYEHSIEVQIPFIQYISKKTEEEVKVVPITLGLQDEEVAEDLGKAIFEASQELGRDIVVIASTDMMHYGYAYGYVPFRARGEDLLGRIREWDFRVIQKILEFDHEEMFDEIRKINHTMCGPGGVAAAIVFSRLAGAVEAEVLHYTTSFEVSRSTDAVVGYVSVLMRKV; this comes from the coding sequence ATGCTCAGATATCCTACAGTCGCTGGTAGTTTTTATCCTACTGGAGAAGAACTCAACATGATGTTAGAAGAGTTTTTCAAAGACCTTGGGGAACCGGGAGAGAAGAGAAAAATAACTGCGGGAGTTGCCCCTCATGCAGGATACGTGTTCTCTGGATTTACTGCTTCGAGAACGTATAAAGCTATTTACGAAGATGGTTTACCAGAAACTTTTGTTGTGATAGGCCCCAATCATACTGGCCTAGGTTCACCAGTAGCTATTTACCCAGAAGGAGAATGGACAACTCCAATGGGGGAAATTAAAGTTGATGGAGACCTTGCTAAAGCCATAGCAAAACACTCGGAAATAGCAGACTTAGACGAGTTTGCCCACAAATATGAACATTCCATAGAAGTGCAGATACCTTTTATTCAGTATATCTCTAAAAAAACTGAAGAAGAAGTAAAGGTTGTTCCCATAACCCTTGGTCTCCAAGATGAAGAAGTGGCTGAGGATTTGGGAAAGGCAATTTTCGAAGCAAGTCAAGAGCTTGGAAGAGATATCGTTGTTATAGCAAGCACGGATATGATGCACTATGGGTATGCCTATGGTTATGTGCCTTTTAGAGCAAGAGGAGAAGATCTGCTTGGAAGAATTAGAGAATGGGACTTTAGGGTTATTCAGAAGATTCTTGAGTTTGACCATGAAGAGATGTTTGATGAAATTAGAAAGATAAATCACACAATGTGCGGCCCTGGAGGAGTAGCAGCTGCGATAGTGTTTTCAAGGCTTGCTGGAGCCGTTGAAGCTGAGGTTTTGCACTACACCACTAGCTTTGAGGTGAGCAGAAGTACAGACGCAGTGGTAGGATACGTGAGCGTTCTCATGAGAAAAGTATAA
- a CDS encoding mevalonate kinase yields MRILASAPAKIILFGEHSVVYGKPAIAAAIDLRTYVRAEFNKNGRIRIEAKDIRTPGLTVSFSEDQIYFETDYGKAAEVLSYVREAINLVMEEANKQKGVTVSITSQIPVGAGLGSSAAVAVATIGAVSKLLNLELSNAEIAKLGHKVELLVQGASSGIDPTVSAVGGFLYYQNGSFESLPVVELPIVVGYTGSSGSTRELVAKVRKSFDEMPEIIDPILNSMGKVVEKAKEIILAEYNKEIKFELLGRLMNINHGLLDALGVSTKSLSDLVYASREAGALGAKITGAGGGGCMYALAPEKQSEVATAIKIAGGMPMVTKISKEGLRIEEVEK; encoded by the coding sequence ATGAGGATTCTCGCTTCAGCACCGGCTAAAATTATTCTCTTTGGGGAGCATAGTGTTGTTTATGGAAAACCCGCTATAGCGGCAGCTATTGATTTGAGAACATATGTAAGAGCTGAATTCAATAAAAATGGGAGAATAAGAATAGAGGCAAAGGATATAAGAACTCCTGGCCTAACAGTCTCTTTCTCAGAAGATCAAATATATTTTGAAACAGATTATGGAAAAGCCGCAGAGGTTTTGAGCTATGTAAGAGAAGCCATAAACCTTGTCATGGAAGAAGCCAATAAGCAGAAAGGAGTAACAGTTTCAATAACTTCTCAGATTCCTGTGGGTGCTGGTCTTGGAAGCTCAGCTGCTGTAGCAGTTGCAACTATTGGGGCAGTTTCAAAGCTTTTGAACTTGGAATTAAGCAATGCGGAGATAGCTAAACTTGGACACAAAGTGGAGCTCCTTGTTCAAGGTGCATCAAGTGGAATTGACCCAACGGTTTCCGCGGTTGGTGGTTTTCTTTACTACCAAAATGGTTCCTTTGAAAGTCTGCCAGTGGTGGAGCTTCCAATAGTTGTGGGGTACACCGGTTCAAGCGGAAGCACTAGGGAACTTGTTGCTAAAGTTAGGAAAAGCTTCGATGAGATGCCAGAGATAATTGATCCCATCCTCAACTCAATGGGGAAAGTTGTGGAAAAGGCTAAAGAGATAATACTAGCAGAATATAATAAAGAAATTAAATTTGAGCTATTGGGGAGGTTAATGAACATAAACCATGGTCTCCTTGATGCTCTTGGAGTTTCAACAAAAAGTCTGAGTGATTTAGTGTATGCTTCAAGAGAAGCTGGAGCATTGGGAGCCAAGATAACCGGAGCAGGAGGAGGCGGATGCATGTACGCCTTAGCCCCAGAAAAGCAAAGTGAAGTTGCAACAGCCATAAAAATCGCTGGTGGGATGCCAATGGTAACCAAGATTAGCAAAGAAGGACTTAGAATTGAGGAGGTTGAGAAATGA
- a CDS encoding isopentenyl phosphate kinase translates to MIIIKLGGSVISNKNEPYSFNQEIIEQIAEEITQFYPNEQFILVHGGGSFGHPNAREYNIREGLIGDLNRKRIGFSKTHQAMLKLNELIIGVFLEKGLPAYSVSSSSVFLIEKGEIIYAELEVLRKLLELGFIPVLFGDTAIALDKGIDILSGDQIVNYLARMFKPSKVLFLMDVDGIYDKNPREKGARLIKELTEEEIKHLLESSESAGIDVTGGIGNKLKKALEIAHYTDVYFANGMIRGNLIRILKGENPGTIIKRW, encoded by the coding sequence ATGATAATCATCAAACTTGGTGGGAGTGTTATAAGTAACAAGAACGAGCCTTACTCATTTAATCAAGAGATTATTGAACAGATAGCCGAGGAGATTACTCAATTTTATCCAAATGAACAGTTCATTCTCGTTCATGGTGGTGGAAGCTTTGGACATCCAAATGCTAGGGAATACAACATCAGAGAAGGTTTAATTGGGGATTTAAACAGAAAGAGGATTGGTTTCTCAAAGACACATCAGGCTATGCTAAAGCTCAATGAGTTGATAATAGGCGTCTTTTTGGAGAAAGGCTTACCAGCTTATTCTGTCTCATCTTCATCGGTTTTCCTTATTGAGAAAGGTGAGATAATTTATGCTGAGCTTGAGGTACTGAGGAAGCTCCTTGAGCTTGGATTTATTCCTGTTTTGTTTGGAGACACAGCAATAGCCCTTGATAAGGGAATAGACATCCTCTCTGGCGATCAAATAGTGAACTATCTTGCAAGGATGTTCAAACCAAGCAAAGTGCTTTTTTTGATGGACGTTGATGGGATCTATGATAAAAATCCAAGAGAAAAGGGGGCAAGACTCATTAAAGAACTTACCGAAGAAGAAATTAAACATCTACTGGAAAGCTCAGAATCGGCTGGAATAGATGTAACGGGAGGTATCGGGAATAAACTAAAGAAAGCTCTAGAAATAGCTCACTACACAGATGTGTATTTTGCTAATGGAATGATCAGGGGAAATTTAATAAGAATCTTAAAAGGAGAAAATCCAGGGACAATTATTAAGAGGTGGTAA
- the fni gene encoding type 2 isopentenyl-diphosphate Delta-isomerase has product MDKEELTVIRKFEHIEHCLKKQVEAHVSSQFENIHFVHTSLPEIDKEEIDLSVEFLGRRFDYPIMIAGMTGGTKGSQIAGKINKTLAKAAQELNIPMGVGSQRAMIKNPETWESYYVRDVAPDVFLVGNLGAPQFAENMPNRYGVEEALKAVETIQADALAIHMNPLQESVQPEGDTQYKGVINALAELKSELSYPIIAKETGAGVSMEVAIKLESIGIDAIDVGGLGGTSWSGVEYYRAKDEKSRNLALKFWDWGIPTALSVAEVRYATTLPIIATGGIRDGITIAKALTLGANLAGVALPLLKPAVNEDVEGVIKILQRYIDELKNAMFLVGARNVEELKKVSLVVTGFAREWLEQRIDLWEFLRDRRL; this is encoded by the coding sequence ATGGATAAAGAAGAGCTTACTGTGATTAGAAAGTTTGAACACATAGAGCACTGCTTAAAGAAGCAAGTTGAAGCTCATGTAAGTAGCCAATTCGAGAACATACATTTTGTTCATACATCCCTACCTGAAATAGACAAAGAGGAAATAGATTTAAGCGTTGAATTCCTTGGAAGAAGATTTGATTACCCAATAATGATCGCTGGCATGACTGGAGGAACTAAGGGATCTCAAATTGCTGGCAAAATCAACAAAACTCTCGCCAAAGCTGCCCAAGAGCTGAACATCCCCATGGGTGTTGGAAGCCAGCGAGCAATGATTAAAAACCCCGAAACCTGGGAAAGCTACTACGTTAGGGATGTTGCCCCAGATGTATTCTTGGTGGGCAACTTAGGCGCACCTCAATTCGCTGAGAATATGCCAAACCGCTATGGTGTTGAGGAGGCCTTGAAAGCTGTGGAAACAATTCAAGCCGATGCCCTTGCTATTCACATGAACCCTCTTCAAGAGAGCGTCCAGCCGGAGGGGGACACACAATATAAAGGAGTCATAAACGCTTTGGCAGAACTTAAGAGTGAACTTTCATATCCCATAATAGCCAAAGAAACTGGAGCTGGAGTCTCAATGGAAGTTGCAATAAAGTTGGAGAGCATTGGAATCGACGCAATAGATGTTGGAGGGCTTGGAGGGACATCGTGGAGTGGCGTTGAGTACTACAGAGCAAAGGATGAGAAGAGTAGGAATCTAGCCTTAAAGTTCTGGGACTGGGGAATTCCAACTGCTTTAAGCGTTGCTGAAGTTAGATATGCAACTACCTTGCCAATAATAGCAACAGGTGGAATTAGAGATGGAATAACAATTGCAAAGGCCTTAACACTTGGCGCAAACCTTGCAGGAGTTGCTTTACCTCTGCTGAAACCAGCAGTCAATGAGGATGTTGAGGGAGTGATCAAGATTCTTCAAAGATACATAGATGAGCTTAAAAATGCCATGTTTCTTGTAGGAGCAAGAAACGTGGAAGAGCTTAAGAAAGTCTCTCTCGTAGTTACAGGTTTTGCAAGAGAATGGCTCGAGCAAAGAATTGATTTATGGGAGTTTTTGAGAGATAGAAGACTTTGA
- a CDS encoding RNase J family beta-CASP ribonuclease, translated as MIKVYTIGGYEEVGKNMTAIEYENEVIIIDMGIRLDRVLIHEDVNFQQMSSRDLRKLGAIPDDTSIRNKKVVAIALSHGHLDHIGAIAKLAPHYSNVPIYGTPYTIKLAKGEVRSEQYFEVTNPMYETQYGEIVQVSENLAIEFVQITHSIPHSSMVVIHTPEGAVVYACDYKFDNHNPLGEKPDYKRLKEIGQEGVKILIPESTRVAEQTKTPSEASAKLLLEDFFYYEGMEEKGLITTTFASHIARLQELIEIANNMGRQAVLIGRSLAKYTGIAKQLGLIKMKGAKAVRSPTAVQKTLREVSQARENYLLIVTGHQGEPGAVLTRMASGELYDIGKNDTVVFSAGVIPNPLNIAQRYALETKLRMRGVRMVKDLHVSGHSSREDHRYLIKLLNPENIVPAHGEFRMLTYYAELAEEEGYLIGKDVFVSRNGYKVDVR; from the coding sequence ATGATAAAAGTTTACACAATAGGTGGTTACGAAGAAGTAGGTAAAAATATGACTGCCATAGAATATGAAAATGAGGTTATAATAATTGATATGGGAATTAGACTTGATCGAGTTCTTATTCATGAAGATGTTAATTTTCAACAAATGAGTTCGCGAGATTTAAGAAAATTGGGGGCTATTCCAGACGATACTTCAATTAGAAACAAAAAAGTTGTGGCTATAGCCCTTTCCCACGGCCACCTTGATCATATAGGTGCCATAGCAAAACTTGCACCTCATTATTCCAACGTCCCAATTTATGGAACTCCTTACACAATAAAACTTGCAAAAGGGGAAGTTAGAAGCGAACAGTACTTTGAAGTCACAAACCCCATGTATGAGACCCAATATGGTGAGATAGTCCAAGTGAGTGAAAACCTAGCTATAGAATTTGTCCAAATAACACATTCAATTCCCCATTCGTCTATGGTTGTAATACATACTCCAGAAGGAGCCGTAGTTTATGCCTGTGATTATAAATTCGATAATCACAACCCCTTAGGAGAAAAACCCGATTATAAGAGGCTTAAGGAAATCGGCCAAGAAGGTGTAAAAATTTTGATACCTGAATCTACCAGAGTTGCCGAGCAAACAAAGACTCCAAGCGAAGCTTCCGCAAAATTGCTTCTTGAAGACTTTTTCTACTACGAGGGGATGGAAGAAAAAGGCCTAATAACAACTACTTTTGCCTCACATATAGCTCGACTTCAAGAATTAATAGAAATAGCAAATAACATGGGAAGACAGGCCGTTCTGATAGGCCGGTCATTAGCCAAATATACTGGCATAGCAAAACAGTTGGGATTAATAAAAATGAAAGGGGCCAAAGCCGTTAGAAGCCCAACTGCCGTACAAAAGACCCTCAGAGAGGTTTCTCAGGCTAGAGAGAATTATCTTCTCATTGTAACCGGTCACCAAGGTGAACCAGGAGCCGTCTTAACAAGGATGGCTAGTGGAGAGCTCTACGATATTGGAAAGAATGATACTGTTGTGTTCTCTGCAGGAGTTATCCCCAACCCCCTCAATATTGCCCAACGCTACGCCCTAGAGACCAAACTCAGAATGAGGGGAGTTAGGATGGTAAAAGATTTACATGTATCTGGCCACTCTAGTAGGGAGGATCATAGATATTTAATCAAACTCTTAAACCCCGAAAATATAGTTCCCGCTCATGGTGAATTTAGGATGCTTACATATTATGCCGAACTTGCCGAAGAAGAAGGATATTTAATAGGAAAGGACGTTTTCGTGTCAAGGAACGGTTACAAAGTTGATGTGAGGTGA
- a CDS encoding polyprenyl synthetase family protein codes for MKFDPLFKVLKEKSKVVDEAIFELVPEKEPKVIYDAARHYPLAGGKRVRPFIVLMATEAVGGDPEKAIYAAAAVELLHNYSLVHDDIMDMDEKRRGRPTVHKIWGINMAILAGDLLFSKVFEAIARIPTDPKKVVRVLDVISKTSNELCEGQAMDLEFESKDSVNIKEYMKMISGKTGALIDASATIGGIIGTDNEEYIQALSKYGRNIGIAFQVWDDVLDLIADEEKLGKPVGSDIRKGKKTLIVAHFLENANEEDKREFFKIFGKYAGDVQGEGIIKEDVQEEVKKAIELLKKYGSISYAAEVAKELANEAKKSLEILPDSKARRYLELLADFIVEREY; via the coding sequence ATGAAGTTTGATCCCTTATTCAAAGTATTAAAAGAAAAAAGCAAGGTAGTTGATGAAGCTATCTTTGAGCTCGTGCCAGAAAAAGAACCTAAGGTTATTTATGATGCTGCAAGACATTACCCCTTAGCTGGAGGGAAAAGAGTTAGGCCATTTATAGTATTAATGGCCACAGAAGCAGTGGGAGGGGACCCAGAAAAAGCAATTTATGCCGCAGCAGCAGTAGAATTGCTCCATAACTATTCCCTAGTTCATGATGATATAATGGACATGGACGAAAAAAGAAGAGGAAGGCCAACGGTTCATAAGATTTGGGGAATAAACATGGCGATACTCGCTGGGGACTTGCTCTTCTCAAAAGTTTTTGAGGCGATTGCAAGGATTCCTACTGACCCCAAAAAGGTTGTAAGAGTTCTGGATGTTATCTCAAAGACCTCTAACGAGTTATGTGAAGGCCAAGCAATGGACTTGGAATTTGAAAGCAAAGATAGTGTTAACATCAAGGAATACATGAAAATGATAAGTGGAAAAACCGGTGCACTAATAGACGCTTCAGCCACAATTGGCGGAATCATAGGGACAGACAATGAAGAGTATATTCAAGCTTTATCAAAATATGGAAGGAACATTGGAATAGCATTCCAAGTGTGGGATGATGTTCTGGATCTTATAGCCGATGAAGAAAAACTTGGAAAACCTGTGGGAAGCGATATAAGAAAGGGTAAGAAGACCCTTATTGTAGCTCACTTCCTAGAAAATGCAAATGAAGAGGATAAAAGAGAGTTCTTTAAGATATTCGGAAAATATGCCGGAGACGTACAAGGAGAAGGCATCATAAAGGAAGACGTTCAAGAGGAAGTCAAAAAGGCAATCGAGCTCTTAAAGAAATATGGAAGCATAAGCTATGCTGCTGAAGTTGCAAAAGAGCTTGCAAATGAGGCCAAAAAATCTCTAGAGATACTACCAGATAGTAAAGCTAGAAGGTATCTCGAACTTCTAGCAGATTTCATAGTAGAAAGAGAATACTAA
- a CDS encoding winged helix-turn-helix transcriptional regulator, with product MTSRERVLEHVTKNPGITFRKLAQELEMGIGNLQYHLRHLEREKKIVAKKLGGRKYIFPADFSESYKPLIIAISNESQRKILILLAEDEKNQHELAEKLNLTPSTINYHMERLEALGLVRKIKHGKNVIYQPNYDKDVLIRIIREYKPKIWDRLADKLIDLTLTFRGEKYD from the coding sequence ATGACCAGCAGAGAAAGGGTCTTAGAGCATGTTACAAAGAATCCAGGAATAACTTTTCGTAAATTAGCTCAAGAACTTGAGATGGGGATAGGAAATCTCCAATACCACCTTCGACACCTTGAAAGAGAGAAAAAAATTGTTGCAAAAAAACTTGGAGGTAGGAAATACATCTTTCCTGCAGATTTTAGTGAAAGTTATAAACCCCTTATAATCGCGATTTCAAATGAAAGTCAACGAAAAATCTTAATTTTACTTGCAGAAGACGAAAAAAACCAGCACGAACTGGCAGAGAAGCTCAATCTAACCCCATCCACGATAAACTACCATATGGAACGACTTGAAGCACTGGGACTTGTGAGGAAAATTAAACATGGAAAGAACGTTATTTATCAACCAAATTATGATAAAGATGTTTTAATCCGTATAATCAGAGAATATAAACCCAAAATCTGGGATAGACTTGCTGATAAGCTAATTGATTTAACCTTAACCTTTAGGGGGGAGAAATATGATTGA
- a CDS encoding universal stress protein yields the protein MRILVLIDGSKWSQKAALHALTIAKKKNAKIVLFSVLDKREAKAVAFNLGARQGSFEKIRNFEEEVWNNMKRSIQEVMGEMLRFCQGEGVNCSIKIVEGIAKDKILEEANSGKYSLVVMGAYGKSGKTRIGSLLEEIAGNIRPPLLIVR from the coding sequence ATGAGAATACTTGTGTTAATAGATGGGTCAAAATGGAGTCAAAAAGCAGCGCTTCATGCGCTCACTATTGCAAAAAAGAAAAATGCAAAAATAGTCCTTTTCTCAGTTTTGGACAAGAGGGAGGCCAAAGCAGTTGCTTTCAACCTTGGTGCAAGGCAGGGGAGCTTTGAAAAAATTCGTAACTTTGAAGAGGAAGTGTGGAACAATATGAAAAGGAGTATTCAAGAAGTAATGGGTGAAATGTTGAGATTTTGTCAGGGTGAAGGCGTGAATTGCTCCATAAAAATTGTGGAGGGGATAGCGAAAGATAAAATTCTAGAAGAAGCAAATAGTGGAAAGTATTCCCTAGTCGTGATGGGTGCTTATGGAAAGAGTGGAAAGACGAGAATAGGAAGCTTGCTAGAGGAGATAGCAGGGAATATACGGCCTCCTCTTTTAATAGTTCGATAA
- a CDS encoding SLC13 family permease, whose translation MELFALLVFIFTYALIISERIHRTVAAMMGASIVLLANIVPWERVPVFLDLDTILLLAGMMIIVNTTRMSGLFEYIAIRTSKMAKGEPIRVLLLFSIVTAIVSAFLDNVTTVLLLTPMLLYISRLMEINPLPFLLSEIFASNIGGTATLIGDPPNIMIGSAAGLSFNEFISNMGPIALLDLVVMIIIVYFAYREVLRVSEEKKERILRTLDSLDERAAIRDLALFRKSITTILVVITLFFVHDRLGVEPAVVALFGASLLLFWSRENPEGILEKVEWVTLFFFGGLFILVGSLVETGFIEQIARWVMSYMHGEGEAMLIIAWFSAFASAIIDNIPFTATMIPLIKAMGTSLDTYPLWWALSLGACLGGNGTAIGASANVVVIGIAAKEGIKITFVDFLKMGIIVMTLTVGVGIGVLWFRYVWW comes from the coding sequence ATGGAGCTCTTTGCATTACTGGTTTTCATTTTTACTTACGCTCTTATAATAAGCGAACGAATCCACAGGACAGTTGCTGCAATGATGGGGGCTTCTATAGTTTTATTGGCAAACATAGTTCCTTGGGAGAGGGTCCCTGTTTTTTTGGATTTAGACACAATCCTCCTTCTTGCTGGTATGATGATAATAGTTAATACAACTAGAATGAGCGGTCTTTTTGAGTATATCGCAATAAGAACAAGTAAAATGGCTAAAGGTGAACCTATTCGTGTTCTTTTATTGTTTTCCATTGTTACGGCCATTGTTAGTGCTTTTTTGGATAATGTAACAACAGTTTTGCTCCTCACTCCAATGCTTCTTTATATTTCTAGGTTAATGGAGATAAATCCTCTTCCTTTCCTTCTTTCGGAGATTTTTGCCTCTAATATTGGAGGAACAGCGACTCTCATTGGGGATCCTCCTAATATAATGATAGGCTCTGCTGCCGGACTGAGTTTTAATGAGTTTATTAGTAACATGGGGCCTATAGCCCTTTTAGATCTAGTAGTTATGATCATTATAGTCTATTTTGCTTATCGGGAGGTATTACGAGTCAGTGAAGAAAAAAAGGAAAGAATTCTGAGAACTCTAGATAGTTTAGATGAAAGAGCTGCCATCAGAGATTTAGCTCTTTTCAGAAAATCAATAACTACTATCCTCGTTGTGATAACCCTATTTTTTGTTCATGATAGACTTGGTGTAGAGCCAGCAGTAGTGGCATTATTTGGGGCTTCTTTGCTCTTATTCTGGAGTCGAGAAAACCCCGAGGGAATTTTAGAAAAAGTAGAATGGGTGACTCTTTTCTTCTTTGGAGGTTTATTTATTCTAGTTGGTAGTCTTGTCGAAACTGGATTTATAGAGCAGATAGCCCGTTGGGTGATGTCTTATATGCATGGTGAAGGAGAAGCGATGCTGATTATAGCATGGTTCTCGGCATTTGCTTCAGCTATTATAGACAACATACCTTTCACAGCCACTATGATACCTCTTATTAAGGCTATGGGAACATCTCTTGATACGTATCCTCTTTGGTGGGCTTTAAGTTTAGGAGCATGTTTGGGAGGAAATGGGACTGCTATTGGAGCCTCAGCAAACGTTGTGGTCATTGGAATAGCTGCAAAGGAAGGCATAAAAATCACGTTTGTGGATTTTCTTAAAATGGGGATTATAGTAATGACACTCACAGTTGGGGTTGGTATTGGAGTTTTGTGGTTTAGATATGTATGGTGGTGA
- a CDS encoding universal stress protein: protein MGLYSSFIGRKFKHIAGKKYEDIIKHYREFLLTEEEKMLPEIRAILMPLDRYVKNIPDEVYETVSAYDASVLLVYIMDSEIFHLLSQTLSKEASEEFKRKEEIVGREMLDKVAKELEDFGLRVQRRIFFGNKSEDIIRLAENIDMLVISRAYGSEITKTSPLSPIVLKIIQHLKIPAVVY, encoded by the coding sequence ATGGGCCTTTACTCTTCATTCATCGGGAGAAAGTTCAAACATATAGCGGGTAAAAAATATGAGGATATAATAAAGCACTATCGTGAGTTTTTGCTTACAGAAGAAGAAAAAATGCTACCTGAGATTCGGGCAATCCTCATGCCCCTTGATCGGTATGTAAAAAACATTCCCGATGAAGTATATGAAACTGTAAGTGCATATGATGCAAGTGTGTTACTAGTTTATATCATGGACTCAGAAATCTTTCATTTATTGAGCCAGACATTGAGCAAAGAAGCTAGTGAAGAATTTAAGCGAAAAGAAGAGATAGTAGGTAGGGAGATGCTCGATAAGGTTGCAAAAGAATTAGAGGATTTTGGGTTAAGGGTGCAACGGAGGATCTTTTTTGGAAACAAAAGTGAAGATATAATAAGATTGGCTGAAAATATTGATATGCTTGTTATTTCAAGGGCCTATGGGTCTGAAATAACAAAAACCTCTCCTTTGAGCCCAATAGTCCTTAAGATAATCCAACATCTGAAAATTCCTGCTGTAGTCTATTAG